The genomic DNA NNNNNNNNNNNNNNNNNNNNNNNNNNNNNNNNNNNNNNNNNNNNNNNNNNNNNNNNNNNNNNNNNNNNNNNNNNNNNNNNNNNNNNNNNNNNNNNNNNNNNNNNNNNNNNNNNNNNNNNNNNNNNNNNNNNNNNNNNNNNNNNNNNNNNNNNNNNNNNNNNNNNNNNNNNNNNNNNNNNNNNNNNNNNNNNNNNNNNNNNNNNNNNNNNNNNNNNNNNNNNNNNNNNNNNNNNNNNNNNNNNNNNNNNNNNNNNNNNNNNNNNNNNNNNNNNNNNNNNNNNNNNNNNNNNNNNNNNNNNNNNNNNNNNNNNNNNNNNNNNNNNNNNNNNNNNNNNNNNNNNNNNNNNNNNNNNNNNNNNNNNNNNNNNNNNNNNNNNNNNNNNNNNNNNNNNNNNNNNNNNNNNNNNNNNNNNNNNNNNNNNNNNNNNNNNNNNNNNNNNNNNNNNNNNNNNNNNNNNNNNNNNNNNNNNNNNNNNNNNNNNNNNNNNNNNNNNNNNNNNNNNNNNNNNNNNNNNNNNNNNNNNNNNNNNNNNNNNNNNNNNNNNNNNNNNNNNNNNNNNNNNNNNNNNNNNNNNNNNNNNNNNNNNNNNNNNNNNNNNNNNNNNNNNNNNNNNNNNNNNNNNNNNNNNNNNNNNNNNNNNNNNNNNNNNNNNNNNNNNNNNNNNNNNNNNNNNNNNNNNNNNNNNNNNAACTGGCTTTTTGTATTGGACTTCCTTGATACATTATCCACTCAAAGGTTTTGAGATGGTACAAACATTCAGGAGCACAACTCGGCTGAATCCAAAATTCCCTATCTCCCCACACATTCTGTGATCAAATGATGTAGAAATACGACAGTGCATTAAGATTAGACCTCAAAACGGGGAACCAAATATCGACGTAGGAATTTTCACTCTTAGGGTAATTAATGAAAGTACCTCACTATAACAATCTTCTAACGTGAGAATCTGTAGTCTAGGGGAATGTTGGAGCACATTTACAAGCAAATTCCACCAGTTGTAACATCGTCCGCAGAACTCCAAACACACAAGCTGCTGAGAGAAAATGGTACCACAATGATACGGGgcctataaaagaaaaaaatataatgatgacAAATCAAAAGTCAGAGACGGTTTGAAAAAGTGTGTTAGAACCAAATCAAAGGAGACGAGTGACTTACCTTATAGTCTGGAAAGGTCAGACGAAGAAGTTTGACAGAGGTAAGAGACTTGAAAACATTGCTATCACAAATCCAAAAATTTGCCTTCACAAGCTCGGGCATTATATCACCAATAAAATGTACTTCACCATAGTCATTTCCCACTTGCAACTCTTTCAAAGAATGACAATGTATCACAAACAAACAGCTTATTAGATATCACATCTGTACTAAAGGTTAAATGCTGAAGGGAAGGCACATTAATGGTAAAAGTCTCTCTATATTGTCGCCATCCGGATTCAGCAGAAGcaaatcttcaagaacaggGGAACTAGATATAAGCCTGACGAAAGATTCCTCGTTTGGGTACGTGACACAGATAAGGCACAACTTTTTAAGGGATTGAAAACTAACCCGAGAAGGAActtccaataatttcataccaTCTAGTTCCAAGGTCTCGAGTGTTTCACATCTAAACAACTTACTCGGCAATCTTATAGGCCCCGAGCTCAAATCTAGCAGTAGATCACGCACATAACGATCAACTGCAAAGCTAACCCACAATGCAATCTGCAAAGGGCTCCATGTAGAAGAATCTCTGATGAGATGAAAACTTTCTAGAATTGGTGACTTATTTGACAGCAAAGTCCCAAAGACAAAATCCGATGACAATCTCCATCTCCAATAGTCATCGGCCTTATAATACACGGTGCGAAATTTCAGCCTTGGCAACAATTTCCAAAGAGGACGCCATCGTTTTGAAAAAATGCTCGTAGTCACGGCTTCTTTGATTGGGACAAAGGACAAGATTCTGATGAGCAAATCATCAGGCAACCGACTAAAGCTGTCTTCCTCTTCCATATATGGTCAATTTCACAAACAACTCCAAGACCAAAGCTTTTGATTCAATAAAACAAGTTTCACCTTGAGAGTACCGGACTCTGCAAATCAAAGTAGGAAAAGATGAACAAGACATGTTGGACTTAAAAATTCAACCTGGTCATTGACTAATCAGAAGAAGCAGATGGTAATTATcccaaggaagaagagaatgagaaattGCTACAGCAATGTTGTTGTAAGTTTAGGCTGTTGGGAGAACATGtgtaagatcttaagatttaataatataatattcttatagaaatttaagaatgtttaatcgATATGCATAAGTGCCTcaatttgttgttgtgtttgtacTGTGCTAGCTAGTATTTACGACTGAAGCAATTCCTATTCGGATTGCTCTAGTTTCTTGGTAATTCATATCGGTTTCTAGCCAAACAAGATACCCAATTTAGACATTGATGTATTGTCATCCATTGATTTGCTTCATCAAACAGTACACAGTCCGTGTGAATTCATTTCATTTCAGTAAGGTAAAACATGCAAATTCATTTCATTTCAGTAAGGTAAAACATGCTTTGAGATCTAAACAGAGAGTCTGCTATAGAGTATAATATCATTCCacagataaagaaaacaaaactttgagcCATGGCTCCAAACTCTACTAATCTCTACGAAACAACAGAAATAGGACTGCGTAAGTCACAGTTTTTGACTGAACCAAACTCTGAATCTTGTCTTTTGGTTCTGCCATGTGTTTCCTATCAAGCTCCTCTACCAACATTTTGCAAGTGCTATCAGGAGTAAACTCAGTAACCTTCATCAAATCCATCATCTTCCTAGCATCATCAAACTTCCTAGCTTTACAAAACCAATGAATCAAAATGTTAAACGTCATCGACACTCCCATTTCAGTTTCCACAATTTTGGTACATAACTGATCAAGAAACGCTCTGTCATGTGATATAATGACCATAGGCACATCTTGCTTATTCAAGTAACTTTCAAGCCACTCAATAATATCAAGATCCAAATGATTCGTTGGCTCATCCAAAAGCAGTAAATCTGGACTCTGTCCACATAATCACACATTAGCttcaatacaaaattaaaaagaatctcTATTTCTCATTATTTTACCTGAAGCAAAATCTTCCCAAGTGACATTCTCATTTGCCATCCACTACTAAACGAGCCACAAGCCTATCTGCATCCTCCGACACAAACCCTAATTCAGACATGATCTTACTGATTCTCGCATCCATAGAATCCAAATTAACCTCTTGAGCTCGTTTCTGCAACAAATCGAATTCGTCAAGTAACCTTCCCATTAGTTCCAAATCATCAACAGCTTCTTCAATCGCCTTCTGCAACTTCTCAAGCTTACTTGCTACTTCCATCTCTTCTTTAAACGCACTCATAAACTCTTCCTTCACTGTCTTCCCCATCGAAACCTCAAATTCTTGACTCAAAAACGCAACTTTCAAATTGGGGTTGGCCCAAATCACATTACCTGAATCAGGTTCCTCTTGACCAGTTATGATCCTGAGCTGTGTCGTCTTCCCCGCACCGTTGACGCCGATTAACCCTACTTTTTCACCTTTCTTCACTTCCCAAGTCACATCCTTTAGTACCGTCACACCTTCATAGCTCTTGCTAATGTTTTCAAGTCTCACTCCTGACGAAATCGAAGACGCACCATTGTTTGATCGGTCGGTGGACACGAGGAAATGAGGAGACGAGGAGACGAGGAGATCGGTCGACTTGGTGTTTCAATGGCCGGAAcgaggagacagaggagacgacGGTGATGAGAACACAAATCTCTCGCCGTTTCGCCTTGTCGCCGTTtgcgagagaagaagaaaaagaaatgtctcgacaaaaaaaatgaaaccaagCTTTACGTGAGAGTGTGACACGTCACGTTTAGATCAACACAAACAAGAACTGATCTAGAATAAGATCAATTGGGCTGATCTTATGGCTACTGttcaattaatttgatttttaaaaggtcTTAGATCACCCCATGTGATATCCCTATAAACATggcctaagaaaaaaaaaaaaaaaaaaaaNNNNNNNNNNNNNNNNNNNNNNNNNNNNNNNNNNNNNNNNNNNNNNNNNNNNNNNNNNNNNNNNNNNNNNNNNNNNNNNNNNNNNNNNNNNNNNNNNNNNNNNNNNNNNNNNNNNNNNNNNNNNNNNNNNNNNNNNNNNNNNNNNNNNNNNNNNNNNNNNNNNNNNNNNNNNNNNNNNNNNNNNNNNNNNNNNNNNNNNNNNNNNNNNNNNNNNNNNNNNNNNNNNNNNNNNNNNNNNNNNNNNNNNNNNNNNNNNNNNNNNNNNNNNNNNNNNNNNNNNNNNNNNNNNNNNNNNNNNNNNNNNNNNNNNNNNNNNNNNNNNNNNNNNNNNNNNNNNNNNNNNNNNNNNNNNNNNNNNNNNNNNNNNNNNNNNNNNNNNNNNNNNNNNNNNNNNNNNNNNNNNNNNNNNNNNNNNNNNNNNNAACAATGAACGATCTCTGTAGAATGCAACCTCCAAAATTCCAAACGAAGAATCAAGAGGAACATCCTAAGACCATCTTTAACAGAGAACGATGAATCGTTTCTCAcaacaactaaaacaaataattttattacacactttttcttttttatttattttttaatattaataccaataaaaaaatgacacatgtctATTTTCACATAAATACCGATGCTTACATTGCTCTAGCAAGTAAcgcttcttaattttttttcttctctctcttcttttaattatttgtttaataaaagCATCAACATGAGTAACCACCACTAATCATGCCCTAATAAGTCCCTAGCCATTAGAAACGGAGAAATTACATTAGAATCGCTCACTACTGATTACTCTTATAACAGGCAATTCCTGATTCCAAAACTAAATTGAACAATCTCCAAACGAAAAAATCGAGAAGAACCCTAACCTTGCGAAATCTTCAGTCGCTCTCTCACCCACTCCGGCTGCGCTGTTAGCccgattttttcttcttttactttgcGTTTGCTTACGCACAGAGAGTAATATGCTGATTCTTGGATTCAACAAGGGGGATAACTGAACATGAAAAAACATGACGGTTGAAATTGGGAATTGTACATAATAAAGGGTGAAAGtgcaaatagaaaagaaaaaaaagttaaaccgGCGTCGTATGAAGATCACATTTGGTTCCTTGGCTAATCACAAAACAAGCAGTGAGGAAAAAAcccagtgagagagagagagagagagagatatcatCAATTTGAAAAACTAAAGTGACAACAATGGCGGTCTCTCCGCATATTTCGCCAACCCTTTCCCGCTACAAATTCTTCTCCACTTCCGTTgttgaaaaccctaatttctctcCTTATCCTATCTATAGTAGTCGGCGGCGCAGAGTAACCAAATCGCATCTTCAGGCGCACAACAACAGTAGCACTACTTATGGCCGGACGGAACTCACCTCCTCGAAGAAGCTATGGATTAGGCAACGAAGCTCCAGCGAAATGGAGGTTGAGCAAGTACaattagaagaagatgaagaacaattgGAGATCGACGACGCCAGTCTCCTCTCCCTGAGCATGAAACCGGACAGGAACATGGCTTTGCTCGACGATTACGAGATGGAGGAGCTTGTACACTCACCTGATAGGACTCATCGCAgtggtttgtttctttctttctttgcttatCTTCCCTAATTAATAACCCTACACTAGTATTGAATCTGGTGATGTGAGTAGGGTACGTAGCGGTGGTGGGGATGCCTAACGTTGGGAAAAGCACGCTTTCGAATCAAATGATTGGTCAGAAAATTTCGATTGTTACAGATAAACCTCAAACCACGAGGCATAGGATTCTTGGTATTTGTTCTAGCCCTGAGTATCAGGTTTGTGCCATAATCTTAGTAATTTGCCTTTGGGTTTGATTATTTAGAAATTTTGAGATGTCGACTGATACAAAGCGTGTGTTGTGTTTTTGCAGATGATACTCTTTGATACACCTGGTGTaatcgagaagaagatgcaCAGGTTAGAtacaatgatgatgaagaatgtCAGAGATGCTGCCATCAATGCTGATTGTGTTGTTATTCTTGTTGATGCTTGTAAAACGCCTGCTACAGTATGCTCCTCTGtcttttgattggtttattTATACCTcctgatttgttatttttatttacctgTCTGTCCTAATGCTGGTGGTGGTAATTGTGTGCTAGATAGAAGAAGTTTTGAAAGAGGGTTTGGGAGATTTAGAAAAAAAGCCACCTATGTTGCTTGTTATGAATAAGAAGGATCTGATCAAACCTGGTGAGATTGCCAAGAAACTGGAGGTGAGTAATGCAATTGTAACTATTTTGGTAATGGTGTCCTGTTATTAAATCTCCCACCATTCTAGAATGAGCTGGTGTGTGATGCTTCACTATAAACTTGGGATCAAGATTTGGAGTCATGGTATTGGTATGTGCTTTGCTTAATAGATGCTACAACTTCTTGCAGTGGTATGAAAAATTTACAGATGTTGATGAAGTTATACCTGTAAGTGCCAAGTATGGACACGGAATAGAGGATGTAAAAGAGTGGATTTTATCCAAACTTCCCTTTGGCCCACCTTATTATCCAAAGGTATTTGAACAAGTCACTGCTTCACTGTTTAATTCCTCTCCTTGCTAAGATAGCTGAGCTTGTAGTCTAATTTGCTTAATATTCTGAGGTTTATGTGTTTCTCACTTCACTTCACTAATGTCTTACGGCTATATGATTTCTAGGATATTGTCAGCGAGCACCCAGAGAGATTCTTTGTCTCTGAGATTGTTAGAGAGAAGATCTTTATGCAATACCGAAATGAAGTTCCTTATGCTTGTCAGGTAAATTTATAAGTTTGGTGTTTTTAGTCCTGTAAAAAGCTGTCGCCTTATTAATCAATTATGTAGTTATACCCTTGCTTCAACGCCACAGGTTAACGTGCTGAGTTACAAAACTAGACCGTCTGCGAAAGACTTTATTCAAGTGGAAGTGGTTGTGGATAAAAATTCTCAGAAGATCATCCTTATAGGAAAAGTAAGTATATACAAACCCTTAACAGTCAAGTGGGTAATTTCTGATGAGCATTCGTGATAGAAAAATTTGTGGACATTCAAAAGGTGCATTGTCAATGATTGATGAAACTGACAATATGGGTTTAAAAGCTGATCTGTTCAAAGATTGTCTTAAAGCAATAAGGTTTCAACTAGATAAGCTTAGTGCTGACTAATGTGGCTGAATGGATTTCAATGCAATGTTGTAGGAAGGGAAGGCTTTGAAAACACTAGCCACAGCTGCTCGGCTCGACATTGAAGATTTCCTTCAGAAGAAAGTCTTCCTCGAGGTGCGTTTAGAGACGCATAGAATATGACTGattacataaaatattaaaatggtatTTCAAGTATAAGTTTAAGTTACCAATTTGAGTGGATGATAAAATGTTGAATGAAGGTGGAAGTGAAAGTGAAAGAGAACTGGAGACAAGACGAG from Camelina sativa cultivar DH55 chromosome 2, Cs, whole genome shotgun sequence includes the following:
- the LOC104745802 gene encoding uncharacterized protein LOC104745802, producing MAVSPHISPTLSRYKFFSTSVVENPNFSPYPIYSSRRRRVTKSHLQAHNNSSTTYGRTELTSSKKLWIRQRSSSEMEVEQVQLEEDEEQLEIDDASLLSLSMKPDRNMALLDDYEMEELVHSPDRTHRSGYVAVVGMPNVGKSTLSNQMIGQKISIVTDKPQTTRHRILGICSSPEYQMILFDTPGVIEKKMHRLDTMMMKNVRDAAINADCVVILVDACKTPATIEEVLKEGLGDLEKKPPMLLVMNKKDLIKPGEIAKKLEWYEKFTDVDEVIPVSAKYGHGIEDVKEWILSKLPFGPPYYPKDIVSEHPERFFVSEIVREKIFMQYRNEVPYACQVNVLSYKTRPSAKDFIQVEVVVDKNSQKIILIGKEGKALKTLATAARLDIEDFLQKKVFLEVEVKVKENWRQDEGLLKYYGYGGQIRAM
- the LOC104745786 gene encoding uncharacterized protein LOC104745786, giving the protein MRMSLGKILLQSPDLLLLDEPTNHLDLDIIEWLESYLNKQDVPMVIISHDRAFLDQLCTKIVETEMGVSMTFNILIHWFCKARKFDDARKMMDLMKVTEFTPDSTCKMLVEELDRKHMAEPKDKIQSLVQSKTVTYAVLFLLFRRD
- the LOC104757669 gene encoding F-box/FBD/LRR-repeat protein At5g56420-like; translation: MPELVKANFWICDSNVFKSLTSVKLLRLTFPDYKAPYHCGTIFSQQLVCLEFCGRCYNWWNLLVNVLQHSPRLQILTLEDCYSENVWGDREFWIQPSCAPECLYHLKTFEWIMYQGSPIQKANVISNKLFVCDTLSFFERVASGK